In Calonectris borealis chromosome 20, bCalBor7.hap1.2, whole genome shotgun sequence, a genomic segment contains:
- the CDK3 gene encoding cyclin-dependent kinase 3, which yields MDTFQEVFQKVEKIGEGTYGVVYKARNKRTGQLVALKKIRLDSETEGVPSTAIREISLLKELKHPNIVRLLDVVHSQKKLYLVFEYLNQDLKKYMDSSRTGELPLSLVKNYLFQLLQGVSFCHSHRVIHRDLKPQNLLINEAGAIKLADFGLARAFGVPLRTYTHEVVTLWYRAPEILLGCKYYSTAVDIWSIGCIFAEMVTRKALFPGDSEIDQLFRIFRTLGTPTEATWPGVTQLPDYKGDFPRWARKEMKEIVPNLDRDGRDLLVQLLLYDPSTRISAKAALNHQYFFWRSPQSPEERCALQRHCR from the exons ATGGACACCTTCCAGGAGGTGTTCCAGAAGGTGGAGAAGATCGGGGAGGGCACCTACGGCGTGGTGTACAAGGCTCGCAACAAGCGCACGGGGCAGCTGGTGGCCCTCAAGAAGATCCGCTTGGACTC GGAGACGGAGGGCGTCCCCAGCACTGCAATCCGAGAAATCTCACTGCTGAAGGAGCTGAAGCACCCCAACATAGTCAG GCTCCTGGATGTCGTACACAGCCAGAAGAAGCTCTATCTGGTGTTTGAGTATCTGAATCAGGACCTGAAGAAATACATGGACTCATCCCGAACTGGAGAGCTTCCTCTAAGCTTGGTCAAG AACtaccttttccagctgctgcagggtgTGAGCTTCTGCCACTCGCACAGAGTCATCCACAGGGACTTGAAACCACAGAACTTGCTCATTAATGAAGCAGGAGCAATCAAGCTGGCTGATTTTGGACTGGCAAGAGCTTTCGGAGTCCCCCTGCGCACATACACTCATGAG GTGGTGACTCTGTGGTACCGAGCCCCTGAAATACTGCTGGGATGCAAATACTACTCAACCGCTGTGGATATCTGGAGCATCGGCTGCATCTTTGCAGAAATG gtgACCAGGAAGGCCCTGTTTCCAGGGGACTCTGAGATCGACCAGCTCTTCCGGATCTTTCGCACCCTGGGCACTCCCACCGAGGCGACCTGGCCTGGGGTGACCCAGCTGCCTGACTACAAGGGGGACTTTCCCCGGTGGGCAAGGAAGGAGATGAAGGAAATTGTTCCCAACCTAGATCGAGATGGTAGAGACTTACTGGTG CAGTTGCTCCTGTATGATCCCAGCACACGCATCTCAGCCAAGGCAGCCCTCAATCACCAGTATTTCTTCTGGAGAAGCCCTCAGAGCCCTGAAGAGCGATGTGCGCTGCAGAGACACTGCAGATGA